A DNA window from Myxococcus xanthus contains the following coding sequences:
- a CDS encoding ClpXP protease specificity-enhancing factor SspB produces MDDKKVLDKKERLLAALDQGMVMIHLDARRPGVLVPASVKTEAHLRLNLSYRFDPPDLTVGEWGVRSTLSFSGSRFTIAVPWSALFAIASHVTKEFWMYPEDMPPELLQQTAASRPAQPLPVAPVPVAAERPRTFLREVQGERRDEPPADVPPADGPPDEPPPRRGHLRLVK; encoded by the coding sequence ATGGACGACAAGAAGGTTCTCGACAAGAAGGAGCGGCTGCTGGCCGCGCTCGACCAGGGCATGGTGATGATTCACCTGGACGCGCGTCGTCCGGGCGTGCTCGTCCCAGCCTCCGTCAAGACGGAGGCGCACCTGCGCCTCAATCTCTCGTACCGGTTCGACCCACCGGACCTCACGGTGGGCGAGTGGGGCGTGCGCTCCACGCTGAGCTTCTCCGGCTCGCGCTTCACCATCGCGGTGCCGTGGTCGGCGTTGTTCGCCATCGCCAGCCACGTGACGAAGGAGTTCTGGATGTACCCGGAGGACATGCCGCCGGAGTTGCTCCAGCAGACGGCCGCGTCACGTCCGGCGCAGCCCTTGCCCGTCGCTCCCGTGCCGGTGGCCGCGGAGCGCCCGCGCACCTTCCTCCGGGAAGTGCAGGGCGAACGGCGCGATGAGCCGCCCGCCGATGTTCCGCCCGCGGACGGACCGCCGGACGAGCCGCCGCCGCGTCGTGGTCATCTGCGCCTGGTGAAGTGA
- the smpB gene encoding SsrA-binding protein SmpB gives MTSGGKSKGVGSEPGVRVIAENRRARFDYTVDEKVEAGLALTGSEVKSLRDGIANLSDAYALPKGDELFLLNANIGSYKAASFFDHLPTRGRKLLMHRGEIDRWTAKVRERGYSIIPLVLYFRNGRAKVELGLCRGKTHEDRRHDIKERETKREMDRAMRRR, from the coding sequence ATGACATCCGGAGGGAAGTCAAAGGGAGTGGGCAGTGAGCCCGGCGTGAGAGTCATCGCGGAAAACCGTCGTGCGCGTTTCGACTACACGGTCGACGAAAAGGTGGAGGCCGGGCTGGCGCTCACGGGAAGCGAGGTGAAGTCTCTGCGAGACGGAATCGCCAATCTGTCGGACGCCTACGCGCTCCCCAAGGGGGACGAGCTCTTCCTGCTCAACGCGAACATCGGCTCCTACAAGGCGGCGAGCTTCTTCGACCACCTTCCCACTCGGGGTCGCAAGTTGTTGATGCACCGAGGAGAAATCGACCGTTGGACGGCGAAGGTGCGTGAGCGGGGTTATTCGATCATCCCGCTTGTGCTGTACTTCAGGAACGGCCGTGCCAAGGTGGAGCTGGGGCTCTGCCGGGGCAAGACGCATGAGGACCGGCGCCACGACATCAAGGAGCGGGAGACGAAGCGGGAGATGGACCGGGCGATGCGCCGACGTTGA
- the panC gene encoding pantoate--beta-alanine ligase, whose amino-acid sequence MAPAVLKTVADVKDWTAGLRREGHRLALVPTMGFLHEGHLSLIREGRRRADVVAVSIFVNPTQFGPKEDLSRYPRDFEGDVAKCISAGAQAIFAPAGPEVMYPQGYQTYVEVTDVSQGLCGARRPGHFRGVATVVTKLLTLFRPEVALFGEKDYQQLQVIRALNQDLHLGADIVGMPTVREPDGLAMSSRNAYLSPEERQRALALSRGLKAAQALLREGTRESEPLVAAVRRELEAAGLREDYVELVDAERLTPLASVAPGQPARLLVAAFSGTTRLIDNMQLGGEENAGRV is encoded by the coding sequence ATGGCTCCCGCCGTCCTGAAAACCGTTGCGGACGTGAAGGACTGGACGGCGGGGCTGCGCCGGGAGGGGCACCGGCTCGCGCTGGTGCCCACCATGGGCTTCCTGCATGAAGGTCACCTCTCGCTCATTCGCGAGGGGCGGCGCCGCGCGGACGTGGTGGCCGTGTCCATCTTCGTGAACCCCACGCAGTTCGGGCCGAAGGAGGACTTGTCCCGCTACCCCCGCGACTTCGAGGGTGACGTCGCCAAGTGCATCAGCGCGGGCGCGCAGGCCATCTTCGCGCCCGCGGGCCCGGAGGTGATGTACCCGCAGGGCTACCAGACGTACGTGGAGGTGACGGACGTCAGCCAGGGCCTGTGCGGGGCCCGGCGTCCGGGGCACTTCCGCGGGGTGGCCACCGTCGTCACGAAGCTGCTGACGCTGTTCCGCCCGGAGGTGGCGCTCTTCGGGGAGAAGGACTACCAGCAGCTCCAGGTCATCCGGGCGCTCAACCAGGACCTGCACCTGGGCGCGGACATCGTCGGCATGCCGACGGTGCGCGAGCCGGACGGCCTGGCGATGAGCAGCCGCAATGCCTACTTGTCCCCCGAGGAGCGGCAGCGGGCGCTGGCCCTGTCCCGGGGGCTCAAGGCCGCCCAGGCGCTGCTGCGCGAGGGCACGCGGGAGTCGGAGCCCCTGGTGGCGGCCGTCCGGCGCGAATTGGAGGCGGCGGGGCTTCGGGAAGACTACGTGGAACTGGTGGATGCGGAACGGCTGACGCCTCTGGCTTCGGTGGCGCCCGGGCAGCCTGCCCGGTTGCTCGTCGCGGCCTTCAGTGGCACGACGCGCCTCATCGACAACATGCAGTTGGGTGGTGAGGAGAACGCGGGACGCGTATGA
- the panB gene encoding 3-methyl-2-oxobutanoate hydroxymethyltransferase produces the protein MKDKVTIHTLKRFKQIGQKICMVTAYDATFAHILEEAGADVLLIGDSLGMVIQGHDSTLPVTMDQMVYHTAAVARGARRAHVVADLPFMSYQVSNQEAVRNAGRLVAEGGAGSIKLEGGAEFADTVRAIVRASIPVMGHLGLTPQSVHKMGGYVVQGRGEDQARQILDDALALEQAGAYALVLEGVPMDLARTVTQRLSIPTIGIGAGVDCDGQVLVCYDLLGMNPDFKPKFVKRYANLHGSITEAAGAYFAEVRKGAFPDEEHSFKATKNIRLAPGAPAPAARVEPSAPAEAGEKLGPVYGRPA, from the coding sequence GTGAAGGACAAGGTCACCATCCACACACTGAAGCGCTTCAAGCAGATCGGTCAGAAGATCTGCATGGTCACCGCTTACGACGCCACGTTCGCCCACATCCTCGAAGAGGCAGGCGCGGATGTGCTGCTGATAGGCGACTCGCTGGGCATGGTCATCCAGGGGCATGACTCCACGCTGCCGGTGACGATGGACCAGATGGTCTACCACACGGCCGCGGTGGCCCGTGGCGCGCGCCGGGCGCACGTCGTGGCCGACCTGCCGTTCATGAGCTACCAGGTGTCGAACCAGGAGGCGGTCCGCAACGCGGGCCGGCTGGTGGCGGAAGGCGGCGCGGGCAGCATCAAGCTGGAGGGCGGCGCTGAGTTCGCGGACACGGTGCGGGCCATCGTCCGCGCGAGCATCCCCGTCATGGGACACCTGGGGCTGACGCCGCAGTCCGTCCACAAGATGGGCGGCTACGTCGTCCAGGGCCGCGGCGAGGACCAGGCGCGGCAGATTCTGGACGACGCGCTGGCGCTGGAGCAGGCCGGGGCCTACGCGCTGGTGCTGGAAGGCGTGCCCATGGACCTGGCGCGCACGGTGACGCAGCGCCTGTCCATCCCCACCATCGGCATTGGCGCCGGCGTGGACTGTGATGGCCAGGTGCTCGTCTGCTACGACCTGCTGGGCATGAACCCGGACTTCAAGCCGAAGTTCGTGAAGCGCTACGCCAACCTCCACGGCTCGATTACCGAGGCCGCGGGCGCGTACTTCGCGGAGGTCCGCAAGGGCGCGTTCCCGGACGAGGAGCACTCCTTCAAGGCGACCAAGAACATCCGGCTGGCGCCGGGGGCTCCGGCTCCGGCGGCCCGGGTGGAGCCGTCCGCGCCCGCCGAGGCTGGCGAGAAGCTGGGCCCCGTCTACGGGAGACCCGCCTAG
- a CDS encoding deoxynucleoside kinase — protein sequence MDYRYIVVEGPIGVGKTSLSNILAERLAGRRILEVVEENPFLSSFYTDRQKFAFQTQIFFLLSRFRQQQELFQQDLFSSMTVSDYLFAKDRIFAHLNLDAHELALYERVFEALGPRVAKPDLVIYLQARLDVLLHRIKKRGREFERKFDPTYLEGLVHSYNNFFFHYTDTPLLVVDTSDIDFVNVEADREDLLATIRKAKPGTQHYVPKASRRG from the coding sequence ATGGACTACCGGTATATCGTGGTGGAAGGGCCCATTGGCGTGGGCAAGACGAGCCTCTCCAATATCCTCGCGGAGCGTCTGGCGGGACGGCGCATCCTCGAAGTGGTGGAGGAGAACCCCTTCCTGTCCAGCTTCTACACGGACCGGCAGAAGTTCGCGTTCCAGACGCAGATCTTCTTCCTGCTGTCGCGCTTCCGTCAGCAGCAGGAGCTGTTCCAGCAGGACCTCTTCAGCTCGATGACGGTCAGCGACTACCTGTTCGCCAAGGACCGCATCTTCGCGCACCTCAACCTGGACGCGCACGAGCTGGCCCTCTACGAGCGCGTCTTCGAGGCGCTGGGGCCCCGCGTGGCCAAGCCGGACCTGGTCATCTACCTCCAGGCCCGACTGGACGTGCTCCTGCACCGCATCAAGAAGCGCGGCCGGGAGTTCGAGCGCAAGTTCGACCCCACGTACCTGGAGGGGCTCGTCCACTCCTACAACAACTTCTTCTTCCACTACACGGACACCCCGCTCCTCGTCGTGGATACCTCCGACATCGACTTCGTGAATGTCGAGGCAGACAGGGAAGACCTGCTTGCCACCATCCGGAAGGCGAAGCCGGGCACGCAGCATTACGTTCCGAAGGCTTCCCGCCGGGGCTGA
- the rsmA gene encoding 16S rRNA (adenine(1518)-N(6)/adenine(1519)-N(6))-dimethyltransferase RsmA, producing the protein MESPRDILKRHGLRAKYSWGQNFLGDEDALEAIADALNLRADEPVVELGPGLGHLTRFLAATGARVTAVERDRDMVMVLEKEAIPGVRVVSGNAATVDFAQVAGAPDVAVAGNLPYHLTSPILFRVLEQRAHVSRAVFTLQKEVVERLAAEPGNRDYGLLTVLLGMHYDAENVLTLEAWRFHPPPKVDSAVLRLTRRKSPRAPIIDEARFTRVVKASFAHRRKTLINSIKSDPTLGTTETLIAALEAAGVDPQRRAETLTPEEFAAIERALGPLTPATSTPAE; encoded by the coding sequence GTGGAATCGCCTAGAGACATCCTCAAGCGGCATGGCCTGCGCGCCAAGTACAGCTGGGGACAGAACTTCCTCGGAGACGAGGACGCGCTGGAGGCCATCGCCGACGCGCTGAACCTGCGCGCCGATGAGCCGGTGGTGGAGCTGGGCCCGGGCCTGGGCCACCTCACGCGCTTCCTGGCCGCCACCGGGGCCCGCGTCACCGCCGTGGAGCGGGACCGGGACATGGTGATGGTGCTGGAGAAGGAGGCCATCCCCGGCGTGCGCGTGGTGTCCGGCAACGCGGCCACGGTGGACTTCGCCCAGGTGGCTGGCGCGCCCGACGTCGCGGTGGCGGGAAACCTCCCGTACCACCTCACCAGCCCCATTCTCTTCCGAGTGCTGGAGCAGCGGGCCCATGTCTCGCGCGCGGTCTTCACGCTCCAGAAGGAAGTGGTGGAGCGGCTCGCCGCGGAGCCCGGCAACCGGGACTACGGTCTGCTGACGGTGCTGCTGGGCATGCACTACGACGCGGAGAACGTCCTCACGCTGGAGGCGTGGCGCTTCCATCCGCCCCCGAAGGTGGACTCCGCGGTGCTGCGGCTCACCCGCCGCAAGTCGCCGCGCGCGCCCATCATCGACGAGGCCCGCTTCACCCGCGTGGTGAAGGCGTCCTTCGCGCACCGGCGCAAGACGCTCATCAACTCCATCAAGTCGGACCCGACGCTCGGGACGACGGAGACGCTCATCGCCGCCCTGGAGGCCGCGGGGGTGGATCCGCAGCGCCGCGCGGAGACGCTGACTCCCGAGGAGTTCGCCGCCATCGAGCGCGCGCTCGGCCCCCTGACGCCGGCTACGTCCACGCCCGCGGAGTAG
- the tsaD gene encoding tRNA (adenosine(37)-N6)-threonylcarbamoyltransferase complex transferase subunit TsaD, whose product MLVLGLETSCDETAAAVVEDGRRALSDVVSTQVDIHRRWGGVVPELASRNHIVQVLPVVHEALTRANKTLDDVDLIAVTSGPGLIGALLVGVQVAKGLSLATGKPFVGANHLEGHLLAIRLLEVAPEPPFLGLVVSGGHTSLYEVQAYGQYRLVGSTRDDAAGEAYDKTARILGLPYPGGQPIDQLAQQGNPEAIRFPRALPGDNFDVSFSGLKTAVLHHVQKHGVPQGQALADLCASFQEAVADVLSKKLVAAARRLGHKQLVLCGGVAANSRLRALCQARAEERGLNMFLPPVRLCTDNGAMIAVAGYEAYRRGLRGDFRLAADPAWRM is encoded by the coding sequence TTGCTCGTCCTAGGACTGGAAACCTCGTGTGATGAGACTGCCGCCGCCGTCGTGGAGGACGGCCGCCGCGCGTTGTCGGATGTCGTCTCCACGCAGGTGGACATCCACCGGCGGTGGGGTGGGGTGGTGCCGGAGCTGGCCAGCCGCAACCACATCGTCCAGGTGCTGCCCGTCGTCCACGAGGCGCTGACGCGGGCGAACAAGACGCTCGACGACGTGGACCTCATCGCCGTCACGTCCGGCCCCGGACTCATCGGCGCGCTGCTGGTGGGAGTGCAGGTGGCCAAGGGCTTGAGCCTGGCGACGGGCAAGCCCTTCGTGGGCGCCAACCACCTGGAGGGCCACCTGCTGGCCATCCGGCTGTTGGAGGTGGCGCCGGAGCCGCCGTTCCTTGGGCTCGTCGTTTCCGGCGGGCACACCAGCCTCTACGAGGTGCAGGCCTACGGGCAGTACCGGCTGGTGGGCAGCACGCGCGACGACGCGGCCGGCGAGGCATATGACAAGACCGCTCGCATCCTCGGCCTGCCGTATCCGGGTGGGCAGCCCATCGACCAGTTGGCGCAGCAGGGGAACCCGGAGGCCATCCGCTTCCCGCGCGCGCTGCCGGGCGACAACTTCGACGTGTCCTTCTCCGGGTTGAAGACGGCGGTGCTGCACCACGTGCAGAAGCACGGCGTGCCGCAGGGGCAGGCGCTGGCGGATTTGTGCGCGTCCTTCCAGGAGGCCGTGGCGGACGTGCTGTCGAAGAAGCTGGTGGCCGCCGCGCGCCGGTTGGGCCACAAGCAGTTGGTGCTGTGCGGCGGCGTCGCCGCGAACTCGCGGCTGCGGGCACTGTGTCAGGCGCGAGCCGAGGAGCGGGGGTTGAACATGTTCCTGCCCCCGGTGCGGCTGTGCACGGACAATGGCGCCATGATTGCGGTGGCGGGGTATGAGGCGTACCGCCGCGGCCTGCGCGGAGATTTCCGCCTCGCCGCCGACCCGGCCTGGCGCATGTAG
- a CDS encoding response regulator — protein MAKQHLLLVDGDAKSLRVMEVSLKKAGFSVTTAIHGKDALEKVQISPPDLVLADTKMPEMDGFELCKTLKSDERFKFIPFVFLTSQKSVEFKVRGLELGGDDYLTKPIYIKEIVTRVKMILQKAEKERIEKRETTKGGFAGSLADMGVVDLVQTFEIGRKTGLINIQGERTGTVYFKDGRVIDAELGRLKGENAFYRMLNTFEGQFEVQFSALDRPERIEISTQGLLMEGMRRLDEWGRMLEQLPPLETVFEIDYHQLADRLSEIPDEVNGLLRLFDGKRALSRVVEDSDFEDLAALGIISKLYFEGLIRELGNAPLEPVQSSKPGIEQWLNTAPPASATVEPAPPAPESPPQPIPEAAVPEAAPEPVAAAPEPSPRPMPQSVLAPPAGVEDEPAAPSPAAPAQPADVVVFHARPKRSDTPEYTPEVPVTEPVPEAPAQEASAFLVEPPPAHRAVEHARRSLLLDWSRVDTEGISAPTTWGPGSGWSHTPRAHGAASSAFAASAPAFEPVPSPRAPIFGGAAVAPNPFPPVPPPTPAPPSSEVTLVSGSGYVTPPIPSVQVDAEFVAEEVPATPQLALPPYSGHGVPELSAEPPTPSAPLASTVEPSLASSVPAPAVVETQPAEPAATAPATPGEVAPDASAKPTDAGVVTPVKSADAAPVAPATPVSSVQSAERKPAATHTSDAAVANAGRSNRTGLIIGAAVVLIGAVAAVVVGTGSGPSEAPPSKPPVVETQAPVNDDAKQTPPPEQAPPLEEATAKAPEAPPEPPAATPDAGTAIAEAPKPPEATPTEAPTPSEPAVDPEVEFATLVKQARAAVVSQRFRSAAGSYRKALALKPTATEAKAGLGIALVNGFTTDGAYREAAKLLQEVVKEEDSNARAWLSLGMALQFTGKNSQAADAYKQYLLLEPTGSSAEEVRTLLRGLGN, from the coding sequence GTGGCCAAGCAGCACCTGCTCCTGGTCGATGGTGACGCGAAGAGCCTCCGGGTCATGGAGGTCAGCCTGAAGAAGGCCGGCTTCTCCGTGACGACGGCCATTCACGGCAAGGATGCGCTCGAGAAGGTCCAGATCAGCCCTCCGGACCTCGTGCTCGCGGACACGAAGATGCCGGAGATGGACGGCTTCGAGCTGTGCAAGACGCTCAAGTCCGACGAGCGCTTCAAGTTCATCCCGTTCGTCTTCCTGACGAGTCAGAAGTCGGTCGAGTTCAAGGTGCGCGGCCTGGAGCTTGGCGGTGACGACTACCTGACCAAGCCGATCTACATCAAAGAGATCGTCACCCGCGTGAAGATGATCCTCCAGAAGGCGGAGAAGGAGAGGATCGAGAAGCGGGAGACGACGAAGGGCGGTTTCGCCGGCAGCCTCGCCGACATGGGCGTGGTGGACCTGGTGCAGACCTTCGAGATTGGCCGCAAGACGGGCCTCATCAACATCCAGGGCGAGCGCACCGGCACCGTCTACTTCAAGGACGGACGCGTCATCGACGCGGAGCTGGGACGGCTCAAGGGCGAGAACGCCTTCTACCGGATGCTGAACACCTTCGAGGGCCAGTTCGAGGTGCAGTTCAGCGCGCTGGACCGTCCGGAGCGCATCGAAATCTCCACGCAGGGCCTGCTGATGGAGGGCATGCGCCGCCTCGACGAGTGGGGCCGCATGCTCGAGCAGTTGCCGCCGCTCGAGACGGTGTTCGAGATTGACTACCACCAGCTCGCCGACCGCCTGTCGGAGATTCCGGACGAGGTGAACGGACTTCTGCGGCTCTTCGACGGCAAGCGCGCGTTGAGCCGCGTGGTGGAGGACTCGGACTTCGAGGACCTGGCCGCGCTGGGCATCATCAGCAAGCTGTACTTCGAGGGCCTCATCCGCGAGCTGGGCAACGCGCCGCTGGAGCCGGTGCAGAGCAGCAAGCCCGGCATCGAGCAGTGGCTCAACACGGCGCCGCCCGCCAGCGCGACCGTGGAGCCCGCGCCTCCCGCGCCGGAGAGCCCGCCGCAGCCGATTCCCGAAGCCGCCGTTCCCGAAGCGGCCCCCGAGCCCGTGGCCGCCGCGCCGGAGCCTTCTCCGCGGCCCATGCCGCAGAGCGTGCTCGCGCCTCCCGCGGGCGTGGAGGACGAGCCGGCCGCGCCGTCGCCCGCCGCGCCCGCGCAGCCCGCCGACGTGGTCGTCTTCCACGCGCGGCCCAAGCGCTCGGACACGCCTGAGTACACGCCCGAAGTTCCGGTGACCGAGCCGGTCCCGGAGGCCCCCGCGCAGGAGGCTTCGGCGTTCCTGGTCGAGCCGCCGCCGGCCCACCGTGCCGTGGAGCACGCGCGTCGCAGCCTGCTGCTGGACTGGAGCCGGGTGGACACCGAGGGCATCAGCGCGCCCACGACGTGGGGGCCGGGCTCTGGCTGGTCGCACACGCCGCGGGCCCATGGCGCCGCCTCCTCCGCTTTCGCCGCGAGCGCGCCCGCATTCGAGCCCGTGCCCTCGCCGCGTGCGCCCATCTTCGGTGGCGCGGCCGTGGCACCCAATCCGTTCCCGCCCGTGCCCCCGCCGACGCCGGCGCCGCCGTCGTCCGAGGTGACGCTGGTGAGTGGCAGCGGCTACGTGACGCCGCCCATCCCGTCAGTGCAGGTCGATGCGGAGTTCGTGGCCGAAGAGGTCCCCGCCACGCCCCAGCTCGCGCTGCCGCCCTATTCGGGCCACGGCGTGCCCGAACTGTCCGCCGAGCCGCCCACGCCCAGCGCGCCACTGGCCAGCACGGTCGAACCGTCTCTCGCATCCTCGGTGCCAGCTCCGGCTGTCGTGGAGACGCAGCCCGCCGAGCCGGCCGCCACCGCGCCCGCGACGCCCGGGGAGGTCGCCCCGGATGCATCCGCGAAGCCCACGGACGCCGGAGTCGTCACGCCCGTGAAGTCAGCGGACGCCGCCCCGGTTGCGCCCGCGACGCCCGTTTCTTCCGTGCAGTCGGCCGAAAGGAAGCCGGCGGCCACTCACACCAGTGACGCAGCCGTGGCCAACGCGGGTCGTTCCAATCGCACCGGGCTCATCATCGGCGCGGCGGTGGTCCTCATCGGCGCGGTCGCGGCCGTTGTCGTGGGGACGGGCAGCGGTCCGTCGGAGGCGCCTCCTTCGAAGCCTCCCGTGGTGGAGACGCAGGCGCCCGTGAACGACGACGCCAAGCAGACACCACCTCCGGAGCAGGCACCACCGCTCGAAGAGGCCACGGCCAAGGCCCCCGAGGCTCCGCCGGAGCCGCCCGCCGCTACACCGGATGCGGGTACGGCCATTGCCGAGGCGCCGAAGCCACCCGAGGCGACACCCACCGAGGCCCCCACGCCGTCGGAGCCCGCCGTGGATCCGGAGGTCGAGTTCGCCACGCTGGTGAAGCAGGCGAGGGCGGCCGTCGTCAGTCAGCGGTTCCGGTCGGCGGCGGGAAGCTATCGCAAGGCGCTGGCGCTCAAGCCGACGGCCACGGAGGCGAAGGCGGGCCTGGGCATCGCGCTGGTGAACGGCTTCACCACGGACGGGGCCTACCGCGAGGCGGCCAAGCTGTTGCAGGAAGTCGTCAAGGAAGAGGACTCCAACGCCCGTGCCTGGCTGTCGTTGGGCATGGCGCTACAGTTCACCGGCAAGAATTCCCAGGCGGCCGACGCCTACAAGCAGTACTTGTTGCTGGAACCGACGGGGTCTTCCGCCGAAGAGGTCCGCACGTTGCTCAGGGGGCTGGGCAACTGA